From Argopecten irradians isolate NY chromosome 12, Ai_NY, whole genome shotgun sequence, one genomic window encodes:
- the LOC138336452 gene encoding uncharacterized protein, producing MLIPFAIVAVFVGVRADTVCPQTSTVVWIEDKTDCSTFFMCYQGRHFKYICPSGLVWAPDSRMCVKKGSPEDKCTTPVTARQPCVSGVKARESQQDNCAKYYECGVSRTAGSSTPTLMECPYPLLFDEQKERCEFPEVVKCDQRKEPTDPCEYDVNRCDESADCPPCYVRFPSCKGLPEGLNPWKGKEWTPHFTVCKKERVVYSGTCTPTDSGQQRMFNPDERTCVEPKILTFSQP from the exons ATGTTGATCCCGTTCGCCATTGTCGCCGTATTTGTGGGAGTGCGAGCGGATACAGTATGCCCGCAAACATCCACAGTTGTGTGGATTGAGGACAAGACGGATTGCTCTACGTTCTTCATGTGCTACCAAGGACGTCATTTTAAGTATATATGTCCATCTGGGCTCGTATGGGCGCCGGACAGCCGCATGTGCGTCAAGAAAGGGTCACCCGAAGACAAAT GTACAACTCCCGTTACGGCCAGACAGCCGTGTGTGTCCGGGGTAAAAGCCCGGGAATCACAACAGGACAACTGTGCTAAGTACTACGAGTGTGGCGTGAGCCGAACAGCAGGATCCAGTACCCCAACCCTAATGGAATGCCCTTACCCTCTCCTCTTTGACGAACAGAAGGAGCGCTGCGAGTTCCCGGAAGTGGTGAAGTGTGATCAACGCAAGGAACCAACGGATCCAT gtgaatatgatgttaacagGTGCGATGAAAGTGCAGACTGTCCTCCGTGTTACGTGCGATTTCCGAGTTGTAAAGGACTACCGGAAGGTCTGAACCCATGGAAAGGCAAGGAGTGGACCCCACATTTCACCGTTTGCAAAAAGGAGCGGGTTGTTTACAGTGGCACGTGCACTCCCACGGACAGCGGACAACAACGCATGTTTAACCCTGACGAACGGACATGCGTGGAACCCAAGATCCTTACTTTCTCACAGCCTTAG